The genomic region GGCCCTACGTTTTAATCGCCGAGCGTCCTTACTCAAGGGCACGGCGAAATAAAGATATTCAGTATGGCGAAATACATCATTCGCTACGGGGCCATGCGTTTTTTAGGCGTGTTCTCGGCCCGAGCAAAAGATGAATACAACCGCGACGATCAAGTCATCATTCGCACCAAGCGCGGCTTGGAGGTGGGGGATGTCCTGTGCGAAGCCACCGACGAAGCGGTCAAGCAACTGACCGATCCGGCATTTGGTAGCATCATGCGGGCCATGTCGGAAGAAGACGTCAAGCAGACCGAGCACATGGTCGGCGATGCCCTGCGCGAGGAAGAAACGGTCCGCCGCGTGATCCGCGAGATGAATCTCCCCATGCAGTTGGTCGATGTCGAGCATCTGTTTGGCGGCGAACGGATCATCGTTTACTACCTGGCCGAGTCGCGGGTCGATTTTCGCGAGCTGGTCAAAGCGTTGGCTTCCGAACTGCAAACCCGCATCGAGATGCGCCAGATTGGCGTTCGTGACGAAGCGAAGCTCTTGGCCGATTACGGCGACTGCGGCAAGCCGGTCTGCTGTAACACGCACCTGAGCGAAATGCCGCCCGTTTCAATGCGGATGGCCAAGCTCCAAAAAGCGACGCTCGACCCAACGAAGATTTCCGGCCGTTGCGGAAGACTTAAGTGCTGTTTGCGTTACGAGTACGACACGTACGAAGAACTGCAGCGCGACCTTCCGCCCATTGGCAGCGATATTGTGACCAACAGTGGTCGCGGTCGCGTTTTGAATCACGAGATCCTCGCTGGTCAGTTGCTCGTTCGCATGGAAGACAACCGCAACATTATGATCGACGCCAGCGACGTGCTGACGGTCCTCAAACGCGGCAACGGCCAAACCGGGGGTGGTTCCAAGCGGGGCAAGCGTCGTGACAAGAAGGATGCTGCCGACGAAGATGGCGGCGAGAACACCCAGTCCAACTCAGACAATCCGAAGGAATAAAACGGCATGTCCGAAGATACTTATTCCGCGTTCATGCAACTGCTCAAAGACGACCCACGCTATCGCATGGAAGCGTATCAATTTGTCCGTGAAGCCCTCTCATTCGGCCAGCGGTATCAAGAGGAGCAGGACGAAGAGCCTTCCGAAGAGGAAGAAGACTTGGACCTGGAATGCTTCGAGGAAGAGATCGACGAACTCGAAGACGACCTGGAAGGCTGGGAAGAAGAGGAAGACGTCGAACGCCATCTGACCGGCCAGGTATTGTGCCAGGCCATCCGGCAGTATGCTCAGCAGCAGTATGGGCTGTTGGCCAAGGTGGTGCTCAACTCGTGGGGCATACACACGACCGGCGACTTTGGCGAGATCGTCTACAACCTGATTGGCATTGGCATGATGCGTAAATCGAAATCGGACCGACGCGAAGACTTCGACGATCAGTACGACTTTGAAGACGCGTTCGTGAAGAACTTCGACTTCCAGCTATCGGAAGAATCAGGGCAAGCCTAATCCAAGGATAGGGGGAAGAACCATGGCGGCCGCCAAAAACAAACAGGCTCCCAAGTCGGAAGAAGTTCGCAAGTCGCCCGTGTATCTTCCCACGTCGAACCCACCCAAACCGCATCTGGCCTTCTTGATTCTCATGGGGGTGATTGCGGTCGTTTGGTTCGGCCTGTTGGCGTATCTCGCGCTACAGCAGGTCGGGACGATTTAAGCCCCATCATCTGGTCAAAGATTCTCGCTCTGGGCTTGGCATGAATTGCGGCCTGCTTCTCTGGGCTTCCGCTCTAATTCGTGCGATGGATGGACGGTATTCTTTTCCTGGTCGTCACCCTGCGGGCCGTTTGGCTCGCTCTTCGTCTTGGTGATTTTCACGTCATGCGGCTCTGGCACGCGGTAGATGACGTAGATCCCGATCACCACCAGGAATGCCATGATCGTCAATGCCCACTTAGGGATCGGAAAGATCATGATCGAGAACCCCCAGCCCAGAACGACCGTGGCGATAGCTTGGATTTTGGTGCTTGTCTTGATACCCTTGCGGACTTCCCAGTCGTACAGAATTTGACCGAAGTAGGGCAAGTCGAGCAACAGGTCATTCAGCTTGGGGAAAGACCTGACCAGGAAGTAGCTGGTTACCAGCAGAAATGGCGTCGCTGGGATGATCGGCAAGATCATGCCCAGGACGGCCAGTGTGAAAAAGATTGCCGCACAGCCCAAATAGAACAGCCGCTTGGACCAAGGGATCTCAGGTACGGGAGGATGTGTCATAGCGAAGGCCGGACCTCTGGGTGCATCAAACGAGCTGTTCCGGCACGCGCCGACTATTCTCCCAGGTCGGAATAAAACGTCAGCAGGTTGCCATCGGGGTCGAAGAAGCCAAACTCCCGCGTGCCGAAGGCCGTATCACGCAGCGTGGTATCGGAAGCGAAGATCCCCAGCGGCTGAAACACGCTGTAAAGGTGTTCGACATCGCACACCGCGATACGGATGTTCGGTCGTTCGACGCGATCCCAGCTCGAAGGATCATGCCAGCGAAGATGAATCTCGACCCGGTCCCGAATGATCGATGCGTAACGAGGGTCTTCCGCATCTTGATACGATAGCTTGAAGTCCAGCTTGTCAACATAAAACTGGATGGCGGCCTTCACATCACGCGACGGCAGGACAGGGTTAACAGCTTCGAGTAGCAAATCGGGCATGGGGAGGGCAAGCCTTGTTAAGGGGACCTCAGGCGAGCGAGGCCGTCGTCGCGGTTATTCGCTACCTCTAACGGTCCCGGTTGATTCATATCGTCTGATATTAGGCTACAGACGAAAAGTACTCCCCGCAACTCTCCATTCAGGCTGCAGACCATGATTCGTCCCTGAACTTCGCACACCTCCCGCAGCAGCGAGACCAGAACGCGGACACCAACACTCGACATAAAGCGTACGTGTCTCAGATCTATTAAGACCTTTTCCGGACACCGCGATCGGCCATACTCGATAAACAACTCGCGAATCGTCAAACAGTTGTTGGCATCGCGCATGTTCGTAACCAGCGGGGTGATGACGTGTACATCACCGACTTCTTCGAACGAAACGAGGCTCGTAGATGTTTTGGCGTTCATGCTTCCTTGCTCCGCCTTGCATGTTGGAATGAAACCGCCCGCATGCCGTCAGCTAGCGGCATCGGTCGATGGAGGTACCGCATCCGTGCAGCCCTCAGAGAGGTTACGCGGTAGACAAAGCGGACTCAAGAGTATCTACGGAACCGAACGGCGTTGGATCGTTAGGGTTTTCTGAGATTAATTTGCAAATTCTAAACATGCCGGTGAGCGAATCGGACAGATTGCAAAAAATGATCCGCTCGTCCGTGTTGGGGACTGCCCGGCGGAGATTTAGAAATGCGAGAATTCCGATGCTGCTGACGAAGTTGACATTCTGCATGTCGATCACCACGCGGCGATGATCGACTTGCTTGACGTAGTCGGTCATGCCATCTCGAATCGAATAGCAGATCTCGGTATCTCGCATCTGTTCGACTTGAGGCGTGAGAACGAGGACTTCATCTGCGATGTGGTGGTGGACTAACTGTGGAGCGTCTTCGTTCATGGCTGGCCCTTTTCCAACAAAGTGGATCACCTCAACAAGCGCTCAATGGGGAGAAACCCGTAATGGGGTTTCCATGATTTAGCATCTCCTACCAATGAGGGAAGGTCAACCGGCGAAATTCGAAAGAAACCGACTTTCCTGCTGCTTGCCCTCGGATCGAATAGCATCCGTAGCCAATGGGTGTTTCTTCCAAACGCGAGAATTTTGCCGCACATTCGTTCGCTGGAAGAGGCTACCCCCTGGCGGGTGAATCGGTCATTAATGCTCGTCTGGAAAGGCACACGACCGACCAAGAATCCGTTAGAATGCGACAACACTTAAGCCTTGCGCCCTGCTGCTGGCCGGGCTACACTGAACCCACCAGGGCCTTGTCCCTTTTTGCACGAAGTATTCACGCCAAGGAGGGCCGCTGTGGCGACGCCACCGAAACTTCCCGCCACCGGTTTGACGACCGGCGATTGTATCGCCCAGATGAAGAAGCTGCCTGAGGGATGCATCGACCTGGCCTTTGCCGATCCCCCCTTCAATATCGGCTACAAGTACGACGTCTACGACGATCGTAAATCGGTCGACGAATATCTTCAGTGGAGCGAACAGTGGATGCGCGAAGTCTCGCGCGTGCTCAAGCCAACGGGTGCATTCTGGCTGGCCATCGGCGACGAGTTCGCAGCGGAACTCAAGGTCCTTGCCACGCGTACATTGGGGCTGCATTGTCGCAACTGGGTCGTTTGGTACTACACGTTTGGCGTGCACTGCAAAAGTAAGTTCACCCGCAGCCACGCGCACATCTTCTACTTCACCAAGGATGCCAAGCAGTTCACCTTCAACGACGAGCAGATCCGCGTGCCGAGTGCCCGGATGCTAGTCTACGGAGACAAGCGAGCCAACCCTAAAGGACGCGTTCCGGACGATACGTGGATCCTGCGTCCCCAGGATGCGCCCGATAGCTTCGGCAGTGAAGAAGATACGTGGTACTTCCCTCGCGTCGCTGGCACGTTCAAGGAGCGAGCCGGATTCCACGGCTGTCAGATGCCAGAGCAGCTGCTGGGGCGGATCATCAAGTGTTGTTCCAATGAAGGAGAGATCGTTATGGATCCCTTCGCCGGCAGTGGTTCGACGCTGGTCACGGCAAAGAAGCTGGGCCGCACACCGCTCGGATTCGAGCTATCGAAAGACTACGCAAAGCAAGTTCGCGAGCGTCTGGCCAGTGTCAAAGTAGGCGACCCGCTGGTCGGTGCCGAAAACCCACTCACCAGCGCCCCAAGTACAGCCAAAGGTCGCCGGCTGAAACAGCCCACCGCGTAAATACGACACACGACATTCGTAGCCAATCCTGCAAAGGGTTAGCCCTCCGGCAACCGGTCCCAGATCTCGAACCGGGTCGGGTACTGGTTCTTCTCGTCGGCCGGAATCTCTTCGGCCGATTCGAGGTGCCACTGGTGGAAGTCGACCAGCGGGAAGTGCGTGTCGCCGTCGGGGATCATCGCATGCACTTTGGTCAGATAGAGCCGCGTCGTCCACGGCAGCATGGCCTTGTAGATCTCGGCACCACCCACCACGAACGCTTCGTCTACATCGTGACACGCGGCGACGGCATCCCCCACGCTATTGGCGATAACGGCCCCTTCGACCTGGTAATTCGGATCGCGGGTGACGATGATCGTCGTGCGGCCTGGCAGTAGGCGGCCAATCGATTCGTACGTCTTACGACCCATGATCATCGGGCTGCCCATGGTCAGGCTTTTGAACCGCTTGAGGTCGTTGGACAGTCGCCACGGCATGTCTCCGTCGCGACCGATAACCCAATCTTGGCTTGCCGCGACAATCATCGAAATTCTCATACGGCAACCGGTGCAGAGATGTGCGGGTGTGGATCGTAGTCATTCAGCTCGAAGTCTTCAAACTGGAAAGCGAACAGGTCCTTCACGTCCGGGTTGATCTTCATCGTCGGCAGCGACCTGGGCTCGCGCGAGAGCTGAAGTTTGGTTTGTTCCAAGTGATTCAAGTACAGATGGGCATCGCCAAACGTATGGACAAAGTCGCCTGGCTGCAAGTCGCAAACCTGGGCCAGCATTATCGTTAACAGCGAGTAGGAAGCGATGTTGAATGGCACGCCCAGGAACACGTCGGCACTTCGCTGGTACAGCTGGCAGCTCAGCTTTCCTTCGGCCACGTAGAACTGGAACAGCAGATGGCAAGGCGGAAGTGCCATATGGGGAACGTCAGCCACGTTCCACGCCGAGACAATCAATCGCCGCGAGTCGGGGTTTGTCTTGATCTGCTCCACCAGCTGCGAAACTTGGTCGATCGTTTCACCACTGGGGGTCTGCCAGCTTCGCCACTGCTTACCATAAACCGGGCCCAGATTGCCGTCGGCGTCGGCCCATTCGTCCCAGATGCGAACCTTGTTCTCGCGGAGGTAGCCGATGTTGGTGTCCCCTTTCAGGAACCACAGCAGTTCGTGAATGATCGACCTCAGGTGCAGCTTCTTCGTCGTAACGACGGGAAACCCCTTTGAAAGATCGAACCGCATCTGATGACCAAACACGCTGAGCGTGCCGGTGCCAGTCCGGTCGTGCTTCTCGACCCCTTCGTCGAGAATGCGCTGCATTAGATCAAGGTACTGTCGCATAGGTTTTTATGGTTCTCCCCATTTCGTTAGCCCTCTCCCCGGAGGAACGAGGGGACCAGAGAGGATTAGCCGATCGCGGCTTCGCACTGGTGCATGTAGGCGATGCTGTCCTTCACCAGCGATTCGATTCCTGGCTCGTAGTCGAAGACTTCTACCGAGACCCAACCATTGTAACCGACTTCCTTGAGCGCTTGGAAAATGGGGACAAAATCGACATCTCCCATGCCAGGACCACGCTTGTTGGGATCGTTAGCGTGGAAGTGGGCAATGTGCGGATGCGTTTCCCGAATGATCTGCGGGATCGGCTTCTCTTCGGCCGACATCGCTTTCACATCCAAATGAATCTTGCAGTTGGGGGAGTCGATCAGATCCATCAATTCCAATCCCTTCTCTGCCGTGTTCAGGAAGTCTCCTTCCGCCGGTCCCAGCGGCTCAAGGGCCAGCGTCACGTCGCACTGCTCGAGCGTGGGCATCGCTTTTCGCAGACAATCGGCGGCCAGCTTCATGGCCTGCGATTCACTCACGCCAGGCAACAGGTTCCGCTGCTGTGGGCTACCGAGCACCATGATTGTTCCACCCAAATCGCGACAAAGCCGTGCCAATTCACAAAAATAGTCGCTCGTCTTCTGGCGCACGGCATCGTCCGGAGTCGTCAGGTAGAACCCTTCGGTTTTGGCCAACAGCCAATGCAGACCCACCACGTCGAGTTCGGCGTCTTCAATCTTGCCACGGATCTCGCCCCGCTCTTTGGCGGTTAAATCGTACGCCGACGGAGCGAGCGTGAACGGAGCGATCTCGATGGCATCGTAGCCCGAGTCCTTCGCATGCGCAAGGGCCGTTTCCAGCTTCCAGTCTTGGTACGTTTCGTTGCAGATAGCGTATTTGAACATCAAGCTTCTCATGTCTCCTCTCCCTCGCTACGAGAGGGCCAGGAAGAGGGTTTCTTGTTCGTGATTGAAAGGAAGACGGATCGTGATTCGGCGTGGCACAATCAAATGGGGCGCGCCCCTCACCCTAGCCCTCTCCCCAAGGGGCGAGGGGACCGGATGTGAAACACTTCGTTCTATGTCAATCCGACTACCTGAACAACCGGTCTGCTACAGCGCGTCGGTCAGAATCTGCAGCAGGTCGTCCCGCGTCGGGGTGCGTGGATTGATATTCATCAGCCGCGTGATGGCAAACGACTTGTCGGCGAAGCCTGGGAGCATCTCTTCGGTTACCCCATAGGCACTCAGTTTCTC from Blastopirellula marina harbors:
- a CDS encoding thymidylate synthase — translated: MRQYLDLMQRILDEGVEKHDRTGTGTLSVFGHQMRFDLSKGFPVVTTKKLHLRSIIHELLWFLKGDTNIGYLRENKVRIWDEWADADGNLGPVYGKQWRSWQTPSGETIDQVSQLVEQIKTNPDSRRLIVSAWNVADVPHMALPPCHLLFQFYVAEGKLSCQLYQRSADVFLGVPFNIASYSLLTIMLAQVCDLQPGDFVHTFGDAHLYLNHLEQTKLQLSREPRSLPTMKINPDVKDLFAFQFEDFELNDYDPHPHISAPVAV
- a CDS encoding STAS domain-containing protein encodes the protein MNEDAPQLVHHHIADEVLVLTPQVEQMRDTEICYSIRDGMTDYVKQVDHRRVVIDMQNVNFVSSIGILAFLNLRRAVPNTDERIIFCNLSDSLTGMFRICKLISENPNDPTPFGSVDTLESALSTA
- a CDS encoding Minf_1886 family protein, translated to MSEDTYSAFMQLLKDDPRYRMEAYQFVREALSFGQRYQEEQDEEPSEEEEDLDLECFEEEIDELEDDLEGWEEEEDVERHLTGQVLCQAIRQYAQQQYGLLAKVVLNSWGIHTTGDFGEIVYNLIGIGMMRKSKSDRREDFDDQYDFEDAFVKNFDFQLSEESGQA
- a CDS encoding DNA-methyltransferase encodes the protein MATPPKLPATGLTTGDCIAQMKKLPEGCIDLAFADPPFNIGYKYDVYDDRKSVDEYLQWSEQWMREVSRVLKPTGAFWLAIGDEFAAELKVLATRTLGLHCRNWVVWYYTFGVHCKSKFTRSHAHIFYFTKDAKQFTFNDEQIRVPSARMLVYGDKRANPKGRVPDDTWILRPQDAPDSFGSEEDTWYFPRVAGTFKERAGFHGCQMPEQLLGRIIKCCSNEGEIVMDPFAGSGSTLVTAKKLGRTPLGFELSKDYAKQVRERLASVKVGDPLVGAENPLTSAPSTAKGRRLKQPTA
- a CDS encoding dihydrofolate reductase gives rise to the protein MIVAASQDWVIGRDGDMPWRLSNDLKRFKSLTMGSPMIMGRKTYESIGRLLPGRTTIIVTRDPNYQVEGAVIANSVGDAVAACHDVDEAFVVGGAEIYKAMLPWTTRLYLTKVHAMIPDGDTHFPLVDFHQWHLESAEEIPADEKNQYPTRFEIWDRLPEG
- a CDS encoding stage 0 sporulation family protein, which translates into the protein MAKYIIRYGAMRFLGVFSARAKDEYNRDDQVIIRTKRGLEVGDVLCEATDEAVKQLTDPAFGSIMRAMSEEDVKQTEHMVGDALREEETVRRVIREMNLPMQLVDVEHLFGGERIIVYYLAESRVDFRELVKALASELQTRIEMRQIGVRDEAKLLADYGDCGKPVCCNTHLSEMPPVSMRMAKLQKATLDPTKISGRCGRLKCCLRYEYDTYEELQRDLPPIGSDIVTNSGRGRVLNHEILAGQLLVRMEDNRNIMIDASDVLTVLKRGNGQTGGGSKRGKRRDKKDAADEDGGENTQSNSDNPKE
- a CDS encoding YbaN family protein, which produces MTHPPVPEIPWSKRLFYLGCAAIFFTLAVLGMILPIIPATPFLLVTSYFLVRSFPKLNDLLLDLPYFGQILYDWEVRKGIKTSTKIQAIATVVLGWGFSIMIFPIPKWALTIMAFLVVIGIYVIYRVPEPHDVKITKTKSEPNGPQGDDQEKNTVHPSHELERKPREAGRNSCQAQSENL
- a CDS encoding VOC family protein, with the protein product MPDLLLEAVNPVLPSRDVKAAIQFYVDKLDFKLSYQDAEDPRYASIIRDRVEIHLRWHDPSSWDRVERPNIRIAVCDVEHLYSVFQPLGIFASDTTLRDTAFGTREFGFFDPDGNLLTFYSDLGE
- a CDS encoding sugar phosphate isomerase/epimerase family protein, whose product is MRSLMFKYAICNETYQDWKLETALAHAKDSGYDAIEIAPFTLAPSAYDLTAKERGEIRGKIEDAELDVVGLHWLLAKTEGFYLTTPDDAVRQKTSDYFCELARLCRDLGGTIMVLGSPQQRNLLPGVSESQAMKLAADCLRKAMPTLEQCDVTLALEPLGPAEGDFLNTAEKGLELMDLIDSPNCKIHLDVKAMSAEEKPIPQIIRETHPHIAHFHANDPNKRGPGMGDVDFVPIFQALKEVGYNGWVSVEVFDYEPGIESLVKDSIAYMHQCEAAIG
- a CDS encoding STAS domain-containing protein, which codes for MNAKTSTSLVSFEEVGDVHVITPLVTNMRDANNCLTIRELFIEYGRSRCPEKVLIDLRHVRFMSSVGVRVLVSLLREVCEVQGRIMVCSLNGELRGVLFVCSLISDDMNQPGPLEVANNRDDGLARLRSP